One genomic segment of Paenibacillus durus includes these proteins:
- a CDS encoding MarR family winged helix-turn-helix transcriptional regulator has translation MPMQLDDAQATSLKLLVVLSKANKAITDQAVKDVREYGLSPSEFMILEVLYTKGKIPMQQIGEKILITSGSITYNIDKLEKKNLLRRVPSNEDRRVIYAEITEAGNELFNRIFPEHAAKIHSLMKAVSQDEQQEAIVLLKKLGKQAKES, from the coding sequence ATGCCCATGCAATTAGACGATGCTCAAGCGACTTCTCTCAAGCTGCTTGTTGTTCTTTCCAAGGCGAACAAAGCGATTACGGATCAGGCGGTAAAGGATGTAAGGGAGTACGGATTGTCGCCTTCTGAGTTTATGATTCTCGAGGTTTTGTACACGAAGGGGAAAATTCCGATGCAGCAAATTGGAGAGAAGATATTAATTACAAGCGGAAGCATAACCTACAATATCGACAAGCTGGAGAAGAAAAATCTGTTAAGACGTGTGCCATCCAATGAAGACCGGAGAGTGATCTATGCTGAAATTACTGAGGCTGGAAATGAATTATTTAATCGGATCTTTCCCGAACATGCTGCTAAAATCCACTCATTAATGAAAGCTGTCTCCCAAGATGAGCAGCAGGAAGCGATTGTACTGCTTAAGAAGTTGGGGAAACAGGCGAAAGAGAGTTAA
- a CDS encoding pirin family protein gives MQTMVYTPATQGRGEFDGGKIKEQKPIGFSGEGSVIKRVGPLFYWAWATSSTEAGIGLHPHQGFEILTYVVEGNAFHGDTLGTDSTVGAGGAQVMQTGSGVSHQERLSAGSELFQIWFEPELTEAIRRKPTYRQYAHKDFPQETSTDGITVKTVIGPGAPVQLVTDSEMWDVEISGGARYVQKVPAGYTLTALVIRGEGALAEPGASKEPVPFRHKDFIIKAVEADTELEITNSSDQDALRLIIIKVPSKVSYPLYPKR, from the coding sequence ATGCAAACGATGGTATATACACCCGCTACGCAGGGAAGAGGCGAGTTTGACGGCGGGAAAATAAAGGAACAAAAGCCGATTGGTTTTTCGGGCGAAGGATCGGTTATCAAACGGGTGGGCCCTTTATTTTACTGGGCATGGGCCACTTCAAGCACCGAAGCCGGAATCGGTCTGCACCCCCATCAAGGCTTTGAAATTTTGACTTATGTGGTAGAGGGCAATGCCTTTCACGGGGATACTTTGGGAACTGACAGCACAGTCGGCGCGGGCGGGGCGCAGGTCATGCAGACAGGCTCGGGCGTAAGCCATCAAGAAAGACTGAGTGCGGGTTCGGAGCTTTTTCAAATCTGGTTCGAGCCGGAATTGACGGAAGCGATTCGGAGAAAGCCGACTTACCGGCAGTATGCGCATAAAGATTTTCCGCAAGAAACGAGCACAGACGGAATTACCGTAAAGACAGTTATTGGTCCCGGCGCTCCCGTTCAATTGGTCACAGACAGCGAAATGTGGGATGTTGAAATAAGCGGTGGTGCAAGGTATGTGCAAAAAGTACCTGCCGGTTATACTTTAACGGCTTTAGTCATTCGCGGGGAGGGAGCATTGGCAGAGCCGGGAGCATCGAAAGAGCCCGTACCCTTCCGGCACAAAGATTTCATCATCAAAGCGGTGGAAGCCGATACGGAGCTGGAAATCACGAATTCATCGGATCAAGACGCGCTGCGCCTGATTATCATCAAGGTTCCATCAAAAGTGAGTTATCCGCTTTACCCTAAAAGATAA
- a CDS encoding DoxX family protein produces MLALGLLVVRLVVGLLFIGHGAQKLFGWFGGYGPKGTGGWMDSIGIKPGVFMAVLAGLLELIGGTLLAVGLFTPVAALFITLTMLGAIVKVHAKNGLWVTANGYEYNAVLIAVAILMALAGAGEYSLDALLNL; encoded by the coding sequence ATGTTAGCATTGGGATTATTGGTGGTTCGTTTGGTAGTGGGGCTGTTGTTCATCGGGCATGGCGCTCAAAAGCTGTTTGGCTGGTTCGGCGGTTATGGCCCGAAAGGGACCGGGGGCTGGATGGATTCAATCGGCATTAAGCCGGGTGTGTTCATGGCTGTGCTGGCGGGGCTGCTGGAACTGATCGGAGGCACTCTGCTTGCTGTCGGACTATTTACTCCGGTTGCCGCCTTGTTCATTACGCTGACCATGCTCGGCGCCATCGTTAAAGTGCATGCCAAGAATGGACTATGGGTAACGGCCAACGGATATGAATATAACGCTGTCTTGATCGCGGTTGCCATCCTTATGGCTTTGGCGGGTGCAGGTGAATATTCGCTGGATGCGTTGTTGAATCTTTAA
- a CDS encoding NADPH-dependent FMN reductase yields the protein MSKLNIGIILGSTRQGRLSPQVGEWIKHIADQRGDANYEIVDIADYKLPLLGEADAAAQAAAWNEKLASLDGFVFIVQEYNHSITGALKNALDYAREAWNNKAAGIVSYGAVGGARAAEHLRGILGELSVADVRIHPALSLFTDFENGQVFKPADLHLTNVNGMLDQVVGWSGALKTLR from the coding sequence ATGTCTAAATTAAATATTGGAATTATTCTCGGAAGTACGCGTCAAGGCCGCTTAAGTCCGCAAGTAGGCGAATGGATAAAGCATATCGCCGACCAGCGCGGCGACGCCAATTATGAAATTGTGGATATCGCCGATTACAAACTTCCGTTGCTTGGAGAAGCCGATGCTGCCGCGCAGGCGGCGGCCTGGAATGAAAAGCTGGCTTCGTTGGACGGCTTCGTCTTTATTGTTCAGGAGTACAATCACAGCATTACAGGCGCGCTCAAGAACGCCCTCGATTATGCACGCGAGGCATGGAACAATAAAGCGGCGGGGATTGTAAGCTACGGCGCTGTAGGCGGCGCCCGTGCAGCTGAGCATCTGCGCGGCATTCTGGGTGAACTGTCCGTAGCGGATGTTCGTATTCATCCGGCGTTATCCCTCTTCACTGATTTCGAGAACGGGCAGGTATTCAAGCCGGCCGATCTTCACCTCACGAACGTAAACGGCATGCTGGATCAAGTGGTCGGCTGGAGCGGCGCGCTGAAGACGCTGCGCTAA
- a CDS encoding MFS transporter, with translation MEAPLTEQKARLRRGLLSNKIYMRVYTAYASAEFGNWFDSLAIQVLVGYRWQAGPLMLALIPVSLALPGIVLGSVAGLAADRLNKLKLMRLCDLLTAVLTAAVLLAPGVLWLLPLLALRSAVSALNVPAQQSLTRSIVREDQLLQAASLNGFVTQGSKIAGPLLGGLALAALSPAWCIALNACMRLFSYVLLLSIKNADVNGSIGANTDVKEKAGEQAAMNAGDQAASGKPFSARTMWKEGWSFIFRSRLLRNTMLFGLLGALSIQMVDFQFASLFRNLAPDKEYLLGWLVSAAGAGAVLTIAAINKVERGTGYGIRLGGGYALIGAAIGGLGLLPPGVSPLPVLLLGLLMGAGNGMFMIAFNYCLQKETPPHMTGRVFGIQNMVLSTVMIAAPLLGGALVDLAGPRRIFAGFGLVIALIGAAGMLLRRLLWPEGKDGRKTAEA, from the coding sequence ATGGAAGCCCCTTTGACTGAACAGAAGGCGCGCTTACGCCGCGGCCTGCTGAGTAACAAAATCTACATGCGTGTATATACCGCTTATGCTTCGGCAGAATTTGGAAACTGGTTCGACAGCCTGGCAATCCAGGTGCTGGTCGGCTACCGCTGGCAGGCCGGACCGCTGATGCTGGCGCTGATTCCCGTCAGTCTGGCGCTGCCGGGCATTGTGCTGGGCTCCGTTGCGGGATTGGCCGCCGACCGTCTGAACAAGCTGAAGCTGATGCGCCTGTGCGACCTGCTTACCGCCGTGCTGACCGCAGCGGTGCTGCTCGCTCCCGGCGTGCTGTGGCTGCTGCCGCTGCTTGCGCTGCGGTCGGCCGTCTCCGCGCTGAATGTACCGGCCCAGCAGTCGCTCACCCGGAGCATTGTCCGGGAGGACCAGCTGCTGCAAGCCGCTTCCCTTAACGGCTTCGTCACGCAGGGCTCCAAAATCGCCGGTCCCCTGCTGGGCGGACTGGCTCTGGCAGCCCTTTCGCCCGCCTGGTGCATAGCGCTGAATGCCTGCATGCGGCTGTTTTCATATGTGCTGCTGCTGTCCATAAAGAATGCTGATGTCAATGGGAGCATAGGTGCAAACACGGATGTAAAGGAAAAAGCAGGGGAACAAGCTGCCATGAACGCCGGGGATCAGGCTGCCAGCGGGAAGCCGTTCTCGGCACGGACAATGTGGAAGGAAGGCTGGAGCTTTATTTTCCGCAGTAGGCTGCTGCGCAATACGATGCTGTTCGGCCTGCTGGGCGCCCTGTCGATCCAGATGGTTGATTTTCAGTTCGCCAGTCTGTTCCGCAATCTTGCCCCGGATAAGGAATATTTGCTCGGCTGGCTGGTGTCGGCGGCGGGGGCGGGAGCGGTACTGACGATCGCCGCCATAAATAAGGTGGAGCGCGGTACAGGCTACGGCATAAGACTGGGCGGAGGCTATGCGCTGATCGGCGCAGCCATCGGTGGGCTGGGCCTGCTGCCGCCCGGCGTTTCCCCCCTTCCAGTGCTGCTGCTGGGTCTGCTGATGGGCGCCGGAAACGGGATGTTCATGATCGCCTTCAATTACTGCCTGCAAAAAGAAACGCCGCCCCATATGACAGGCAGGGTATTCGGCATTCAGAACATGGTGCTGAGCACCGTGATGATTGCCGCTCCGCTGCTGGGCGGCGCATTGGTCGATCTGGCGGGGCCGAGGCGGATCTTCGCCGGATTCGGCCTCGTGATCGCGCTGATTGGCGCGGCGGGAATGCTTCTTAGGCGCTTGCTGTGGCCGGAGGGGAAAGATGGCCGGAAAACGGCGGAAGCTTGA
- a CDS encoding recombinase zinc beta ribbon domain-containing protein encodes MYGSGQGLRSIAGEKVVRRYYFCSNFRNKGSRVCNSNSVRADFAERYVIERIAAVVQTPKLLDDIVVSLNKSRSKSVAPLQKELAAIERELKTLDMQKQRYFALYESDTIGRRNPLHHRDLGASSLLLKRKYRQKRIRCRHRHF; translated from the coding sequence ATGTACGGGAGCGGACAAGGCTTGCGAAGCATCGCTGGGGAAAAAGTCGTCCGAAGATACTACTTTTGTAGTAACTTCCGAAACAAGGGAAGCCGCGTCTGTAACTCCAACTCGGTCAGAGCGGACTTCGCCGAAAGATACGTCATCGAACGAATCGCGGCGGTAGTACAGACGCCAAAACTGTTAGACGACATTGTCGTGAGCCTCAACAAATCTCGAAGCAAAAGCGTTGCTCCGCTTCAAAAAGAGCTCGCCGCAATCGAACGCGAGTTGAAAACTCTGGATATGCAGAAGCAAAGGTACTTTGCCCTTTACGAAAGCGACACGATCGGTCGTCGCAACCCCCTTCACCATCGTGATCTAGGGGCGTCTTCTCTTCTCCTCAAGCGAAAGTACCGACAGAAACGTATACGCTGCCGGCATCGACACTTCTGA
- a CDS encoding recombinase family protein, translating into MQEVLVWKLDRISRKMSDLLQIVEHLNRNNVKFRSYLRRTSTLRRPRVS; encoded by the coding sequence ATTCAGGAGGTTCTCGTTTGGAAGCTAGACAGGATCAGCCGCAAAATGTCCGACTTGCTCCAAATCGTCGAACACCTGAACCGCAATAACGTCAAGTTCCGCAGCTACCTGAGAAGGACTTCGACACTGAGACGGCCTCGGGTAAGCTGA
- a CDS encoding CPBP family glutamic-type intramembrane protease translates to MLRLFAMSLFTWLLAKLIRLKSAPIPSLVYMTANVLAAVLFGMAHLPQASAIFGGLTPAVVAATIVPNALYGIWCGYLFRRQGLEYAIVAHMAADLLLHGIISPLAS, encoded by the coding sequence GTGCTTCGATTGTTCGCGATGTCGCTGTTCACGTGGCTGCTCGCAAAGCTGATCCGCCTCAAAAGTGCTCCGATTCCCTCGCTCGTATACATGACGGCAAACGTGCTTGCGGCCGTTCTGTTCGGAATGGCGCATCTGCCTCAGGCGAGCGCGATATTCGGGGGACTGACGCCTGCCGTCGTCGCGGCCACGATCGTGCCGAACGCGTTGTACGGCATTTGGTGCGGCTACCTATTCCGGCGGCAAGGCTTAGAATACGCGATCGTCGCGCATATGGCGGCCGACTTGCTTCTGCATGGCATAATCAGCCCCCTCGCTTCCTGA
- a CDS encoding GntR family transcriptional regulator, giving the protein MFIELDLQSETPIYAQLVNQIVEGIASGALQPGDPLPSVRRLAEDLGINLHTVNKSYNLLKQEGFLQVHRKKGVIVQPDGMPGVTEAFEEKLRQQLRSLAAAAAVRGMSEEAFAQESRSVYRDTITNRGGEQR; this is encoded by the coding sequence ATGTTCATAGAGCTCGATCTGCAATCGGAAACCCCGATTTACGCACAACTGGTTAACCAAATCGTCGAAGGGATCGCCTCCGGTGCCTTGCAGCCGGGGGACCCGCTTCCGTCGGTCCGACGCTTGGCGGAGGACTTGGGGATCAATCTCCATACCGTCAACAAGTCCTACAATTTGCTCAAGCAAGAGGGCTTTCTTCAAGTACACCGGAAAAAGGGCGTTATCGTTCAGCCCGACGGGATGCCCGGCGTGACGGAGGCCTTCGAAGAGAAGCTCCGGCAGCAGCTGCGGTCTCTTGCGGCGGCAGCTGCGGTACGAGGCATGTCGGAAGAGGCATTCGCGCAGGAGAGCAGGTCGGTGTACCGGGATACAATTACGAATCGCGGAGGGGAACAACGTTGA
- a CDS encoding DUF5808 domain-containing protein, translated as MTVLETILISSFYLFIALMISIQAYIGLRTLLFGITLPAEALQDTAVRGIRRNYVWLTGGFAIVIGVACFLMTRSQTTSRSILYWAAGILLLMIVSVFAIRISRMSVQRLKAARGWQVAVQTKRAASLAAGRTHGSVLGSWWYSAHITVMAICIFFAVARWNAIPQQIATHMGPDGFPDHYIHKSVRTVFMMNIVQALMIALFAGYNLMISRSRTSLDPQDREGSLQKQLKLKKIHSVTAWGISLLGIANLGLLQAVMLYGWNLNLFLRYNISFIAVFFLTLIGVMLYLRIKGLDQLRDVPSLEEMHWKWLGSIYTNPEDPALFVPDRYGFLWTINMANPLGKIIAATAIVVPVIAILVVIFNFR; from the coding sequence TTGACTGTACTGGAGACAATCTTAATATCCAGCTTTTATTTGTTTATCGCGTTGATGATCAGTATACAGGCCTATATCGGCTTGCGGACCCTGCTGTTCGGCATCACGCTGCCGGCGGAGGCCCTGCAGGATACGGCCGTCCGAGGCATTCGCCGGAATTACGTTTGGCTCACCGGCGGTTTTGCGATCGTCATCGGAGTAGCTTGCTTTTTAATGACGCGCAGTCAAACGACGAGTCGGAGTATCCTGTATTGGGCGGCAGGCATCTTGCTTTTAATGATTGTGTCGGTCTTCGCCATCCGGATCAGCCGGATGTCCGTGCAGCGCTTGAAGGCGGCCAGAGGCTGGCAGGTTGCCGTGCAGACGAAGCGCGCAGCAAGCCTCGCGGCCGGCCGGACACATGGTTCGGTGCTGGGCTCTTGGTGGTATTCGGCGCACATCACCGTGATGGCGATATGCATCTTCTTTGCCGTTGCGAGATGGAACGCGATTCCGCAGCAGATCGCGACGCATATGGGGCCGGACGGCTTTCCGGATCATTACATTCACAAATCCGTACGGACCGTGTTCATGATGAACATCGTGCAAGCGCTGATGATCGCGTTATTCGCCGGCTATAATCTGATGATCAGCCGTTCCAGGACATCGCTGGATCCCCAGGACCGGGAAGGTTCGTTACAGAAACAGCTGAAGCTCAAGAAAATCCATTCGGTTACGGCTTGGGGCATTTCGCTGCTGGGGATTGCAAACTTGGGGTTGTTGCAGGCCGTAATGCTGTACGGCTGGAATCTCAATCTGTTCTTGCGCTACAACATCTCGTTCATAGCGGTGTTCTTCTTGACGCTGATCGGCGTCATGCTTTACCTGCGAATCAAAGGTTTGGATCAGCTAAGGGACGTTCCGTCGCTGGAGGAAATGCACTGGAAGTGGCTCGGCAGCATTTACACGAACCCCGAAGACCCGGCGTTGTTCGTTCCGGATAGATACGGATTCTTATGGACGATCAATATGGCTAATCCGCTCGGTAAGATCATAGCCGCCACGGCGATAGTCGTTCCGGTAATCGCCATACTCGTAGTCATTTTCAATTTTCGATAA
- a CDS encoding serine hydrolase domain-containing protein has protein sequence MGALLALCLLLSSWDDNTALAEMQNIEAALNTSEVIESSSVPLTVLTAAMDTPSNEAVIPYEATRKAAQEKADLLTKAYGTNSVQYAIIDHGNIVVSGQSGKNDEQGQKPLTKDTMYGIGSTSKMFTTVAVMQLVDQGKIDLDTPVVQYISEFTMKDERYKQITPRMLLNHSSGLNGSSLTNAFLFEDNDTYAHDTLLKQLAGQTLKADPGAYSVYCNDGFTLAQILIERVSGMDFTSYIHRYITEPLGMANTKTPLDSPNTAKMAGLYYPTYTGQLPNETSNVIGAGGIYSTAEDMARFSQIFTGEAEEVLSGKSAAAMAQDEYKTPLWPDDEDSSFDYGYGLGWDNVNLYPFSEYGMKALTKGGDTLLYHSSLVVLPEQDMAAAVVTSGGSSTIDRLLANEILLQALKEKGTIAEFKPEKSYGAPVKADMPESVLQYSGIYGATSTSIKIDITEEGVMSITSEQSPDNPAQIFGYSADGTFRSADGNTMISFVTEENGRTYLWIRQYASLPGLGQMSISVYNAEKLQPQDLPAETKEAWIQRDGKKYYRLNEKYTSLVYLVLPPTQLNVSKQLPGYVLDKRITGPNTAVSELQIPGMSGRDLSGYMFFKQDGVEYLNFGGRILVNEDAVKPISVAKKSIVTIPSSGYAKWYKISDKDGGKTVKVSMSSNASFAVYNAKGTCIYFSVIGSKDQVALPAGGSIVFAGDAGTKFEIFAQ, from the coding sequence ATGGGAGCTCTGCTAGCTTTGTGTCTGCTGCTAAGCTCCTGGGACGACAACACAGCACTGGCAGAGATGCAGAACATAGAAGCGGCACTGAATACATCTGAGGTAATCGAGTCAAGCTCTGTACCGTTAACCGTGCTAACGGCAGCAATGGACACGCCTTCGAACGAGGCTGTGATTCCCTACGAAGCAACCCGGAAAGCTGCACAGGAGAAAGCCGACCTCCTCACGAAAGCTTACGGTACGAACAGCGTGCAGTACGCCATTATCGATCATGGCAACATCGTCGTATCCGGCCAATCCGGCAAGAATGATGAGCAGGGACAGAAGCCGCTCACGAAAGACACGATGTACGGGATCGGCTCGACGAGTAAAATGTTTACCACGGTTGCCGTCATGCAGTTGGTCGACCAAGGGAAAATCGATCTCGATACGCCAGTCGTCCAGTATATCTCCGAGTTTACGATGAAGGATGAACGTTACAAGCAGATTACGCCGCGCATGCTACTGAATCATTCTTCAGGACTGAACGGATCATCGCTGACGAACGCCTTTTTATTCGAAGATAACGATACTTACGCCCACGACACACTGCTCAAGCAATTGGCCGGTCAGACCTTAAAGGCGGACCCGGGCGCTTATTCGGTTTACTGCAATGACGGATTTACGCTAGCCCAGATTCTAATCGAGCGAGTCAGCGGCATGGACTTTACATCTTATATCCATAGATATATTACGGAACCTCTGGGTATGGCCAATACGAAGACGCCGCTCGATTCTCCGAACACAGCGAAGATGGCGGGACTCTATTATCCTACCTACACAGGACAACTCCCCAACGAGACAAGCAACGTGATCGGAGCGGGAGGCATATATTCCACGGCGGAAGACATGGCTCGATTCTCGCAAATTTTCACGGGGGAAGCGGAAGAAGTTTTGTCCGGTAAATCGGCTGCGGCCATGGCGCAAGACGAGTACAAGACGCCTTTGTGGCCTGACGATGAGGACAGCTCATTCGATTACGGATACGGTCTCGGCTGGGACAACGTCAATCTGTATCCCTTCAGCGAATACGGGATGAAGGCGCTGACCAAAGGCGGGGACACGCTTCTCTATCACTCATCGCTCGTTGTGCTTCCCGAACAGGACATGGCGGCAGCTGTTGTCACTTCCGGCGGGAGCAGTACGATCGACCGGCTTCTGGCGAACGAAATCCTGCTTCAGGCGCTGAAGGAGAAAGGGACAATTGCCGAATTCAAGCCTGAGAAGTCATACGGCGCGCCGGTAAAGGCTGATATGCCGGAGTCCGTGCTGCAGTATTCGGGAATCTATGGCGCGACCAGTACAAGCATAAAAATCGATATTACCGAAGAAGGCGTCATGTCCATCACTTCGGAGCAGTCGCCCGATAATCCAGCCCAGATCTTCGGGTATTCGGCGGACGGCACGTTCCGGAGTGCGGATGGGAATACGATGATTAGCTTCGTGACGGAAGAGAACGGCCGCACCTACTTATGGATACGTCAATACGCTTCATTGCCGGGTCTTGGGCAAATGTCTATATCAGTGTACAACGCCGAGAAGCTCCAGCCCCAAGATCTTCCGGCAGAGACCAAAGAAGCATGGATTCAGCGCGACGGCAAGAAGTATTATCGGCTGAATGAGAAGTATACGTCGCTCGTTTATTTGGTGTTGCCGCCCACCCAATTGAATGTGTCGAAACAATTGCCGGGGTACGTGTTGGATAAGCGAATAACGGGCCCGAATACAGCAGTCTCCGAATTGCAAATTCCGGGAATGAGCGGGCGGGATCTCTCAGGGTATATGTTCTTTAAACAGGACGGCGTTGAGTACCTGAATTTTGGTGGAAGGATCTTAGTGAACGAGGACGCCGTGAAGCCTATCAGCGTCGCTAAGAAGTCAATCGTTACTATTCCGTCGAGCGGCTACGCCAAATGGTATAAGATAAGCGACAAAGACGGGGGCAAGACCGTTAAGGTGAGCATGTCCTCGAACGCCTCCTTCGCCGTTTATAATGCAAAGGGAACATGCATCTACTTCAGTGTCATCGGAAGCAAGGATCAGGTCGCGCTGCCCGCGGGAGGATCCATTGTTTTCGCCGGGGATGCCGGCACGAAGTTCGAGATTTTTGCGCAGTAA
- a CDS encoding MDR family MFS transporter, which translates to MNERVQDVSGIKRGVMLSALLIGAFVAFLNENLLTNALPGLMREFGRAAATIQWLSTGYMLVIGVLVPVTALLQQWFTTRQMFLSAMALFLAGTCLCAVSPGFGILLMGRVVQAGGTGLLIPLMMNTILALYPPERRGAAMGLMGLVIMVAPVIGPALSGLVIDTLNWRWLFYLVIPVALFSIVYAFMYLKNVTERTKPRVDLLSIVMSTVGFGCVTYGFSQTNVWTQPEGYGSIVIGSLFLILLVWRQLTIQEPLIDLSVFRYPTFSLVAVLVVILMMVLFATTTLLPIYMQDVMQLTAFATGLLLVPGCLLNGMMMPVTGKLLDKFGPRFVIVPGLFLIALSLWLFTGIDSYTTRGSVLLSHVLLFLGMSFVVMPAQTTGLNQLPSHLVPYGTAIYNTLQQIAGGIGIALFVGIMSSGANRYLHHALDPTAMHEKTQSMVSGLQTVFWIEFILAILILVLGWFIKKSPEHN; encoded by the coding sequence ATGAATGAACGGGTTCAAGATGTAAGCGGAATAAAGAGAGGGGTGATGTTATCCGCTCTACTCATCGGTGCCTTTGTTGCGTTTCTTAACGAAAATTTACTAACCAATGCGCTTCCTGGACTGATGCGGGAATTCGGGCGTGCGGCTGCGACCATCCAATGGCTATCGACGGGTTATATGCTCGTGATCGGCGTACTGGTGCCGGTGACCGCATTATTGCAGCAATGGTTCACGACTCGCCAGATGTTTCTGTCTGCGATGGCGTTATTTTTGGCTGGTACCTGCTTGTGCGCAGTATCCCCGGGATTCGGAATCTTGCTGATGGGCAGGGTTGTTCAAGCTGGCGGGACGGGATTACTCATTCCGTTGATGATGAATACGATTCTCGCCCTCTATCCTCCCGAACGCAGGGGTGCGGCCATGGGTCTCATGGGGCTGGTCATCATGGTCGCCCCTGTCATCGGGCCGGCTTTGTCGGGTTTGGTCATCGATACCCTTAACTGGCGATGGCTATTCTACCTGGTGATTCCTGTCGCACTATTTTCGATTGTTTATGCATTCATGTACTTGAAGAATGTGACAGAACGGACCAAGCCAAGGGTCGACCTTCTATCCATTGTGATGTCAACCGTCGGCTTCGGTTGCGTCACCTACGGCTTCAGCCAAACAAATGTCTGGACCCAGCCTGAGGGTTACGGATCGATTGTCATAGGCAGCCTCTTCTTGATCTTACTTGTATGGCGACAGCTCACGATCCAAGAGCCATTGATCGATCTTTCCGTATTCCGGTACCCCACTTTTTCTCTGGTTGCGGTATTGGTTGTCATCCTGATGATGGTTCTATTCGCTACAACGACATTGCTGCCAATCTATATGCAGGATGTGATGCAGTTGACCGCATTCGCGACAGGCTTACTTCTGGTGCCGGGCTGCCTTTTGAACGGGATGATGATGCCGGTGACGGGGAAATTACTCGATAAATTCGGGCCGAGATTCGTCATTGTACCTGGACTGTTCTTGATCGCCCTATCGTTGTGGCTGTTTACCGGCATCGACAGCTATACAACGCGAGGTTCCGTTCTGTTGAGTCATGTCCTCTTATTCTTAGGCATGTCATTCGTCGTCATGCCGGCCCAGACGACAGGACTGAATCAACTCCCGAGTCACTTGGTCCCCTATGGCACAGCCATATACAACACACTCCAACAGATTGCAGGGGGAATTGGCATCGCATTGTTCGTCGGCATCATGTCGTCTGGAGCCAATCGTTATCTTCACCATGCGCTCGATCCCACTGCGATGCATGAGAAGACACAAAGCATGGTTTCCGGTCTACAAACGGTTTTTTGGATTGAATTTATTCTTGCAATACTTATTTTGGTGCTGGGTTGGTTTATAAAAAAGTCACCTGAACATAATTGA
- a CDS encoding MFS transporter produces the protein MLIGAPIVIIGDLVPPRERSRYQGLTGLVPAIALIAGPFLGGFISDYTSWRWVFFINLPIGVIAQLLIVMRMQLPKGSNNSSIDWLGGIFAAVSTTALLDDRHHDYFRNVWSTHSQNRTL, from the coding sequence ATGCTCATCGGTGCTCCGATCGTCATCATCGGGGATTTGGTTCCGCCCCGTGAGCGTTCACGCTATCAGGGATTAACCGGTTTGGTACCAGCTATTGCGCTAATCGCCGGGCCTTTTCTTGGGGGATTTATTTCGGATTACACTTCATGGCGCTGGGTATTTTTCATCAACCTGCCGATTGGCGTCATTGCCCAGCTACTGATTGTCATGCGCATGCAGCTTCCCAAAGGCAGCAACAATAGCAGTATCGATTGGCTGGGAGGGATTTTCGCAGCTGTCTCCACGACAGCGCTGCTTGATGATCGGCATCATGATTACTTCCGCAATGTCTGGAGTACTCATAGCCAAAACCGGACGCTATAA
- a CDS encoding MFS transporter — protein MSGVLIAKTGRYKYWPAFGAVLIIGGLWLLGGITVHTSDWVIIIAMFIAGLGQGAMIQVALLAGQNAVPYKNIGAATGALNFFKSLGGAFGAAIFAAILTHERGSSVAPDAIARAFGHTFMWVIPFMLVSFILALVMKEKPLSEEIEKIASGQETAPEF, from the coding sequence ATGTCTGGAGTACTCATAGCCAAAACCGGACGCTATAAGTACTGGCCTGCCTTTGGAGCTGTACTCATTATTGGCGGGCTGTGGTTACTTGGCGGGATTACGGTTCATACCTCGGATTGGGTCATTATTATCGCTATGTTCATTGCGGGCCTTGGACAAGGCGCCATGATCCAAGTGGCCTTGCTTGCTGGGCAAAATGCCGTACCCTACAAGAATATCGGTGCCGCAACCGGTGCGTTGAACTTTTTCAAGAGTTTGGGCGGGGCTTTCGGAGCAGCCATATTTGCCGCAATCTTGACACACGAGCGAGGATCAAGTGTCGCGCCGGATGCGATAGCCCGCGCTTTTGGCCATACCTTCATGTGGGTCATTCCCTTCATGCTTGTCTCCTTCATCCTGGCGCTGGTCATGAAAGAAAAGCCGCTCTCTGAGGAAATAGAGAAAATCGCTTCCGGTCAAGAGACAGCGCCTGAATTCTAA